A segment of the Pseudosulfitobacter sp. DSM 107133 genome:
CTACGGACGCTTTGGCGGCAAAGAAGGCCTGTTCATTGAAACGGTGAAGAGACTTTGCGACGAACAGGCGCAGCCATTGCGGAAGATGCAGATCGCAGAGGCCGAGCTTGGTCCCGCTCTTGTTCTGTTTGGCGAGAGAATTCTCGAAATCGTCCTGCAACCTCGAACATTGGCACTGCATCGACTGATGATTGCCGAAGGCCAACGCTTTCCCGAGTTGTCCCGAGCTATTCTGCAGACGGGGCATGAGGCCTGCGCCGAAATTCTGGCGGACTGGCTGTGCACGCGCCGTTCCCTGTTTCGCGCTGACCTCTCTGTTGTCACTCTCGCCAACCAGTTCCTCACTTTGCTAACCGCAGCGCCGCAATTACAGGCGTTGGTGGGACAGCAAGACACCTCGCTTTCCAGCGCAGAGCGCACACACCTTTCCCGTGAAACGGTCATAACATTCCTTCATGGCGTTCTACCCGGAGACGCTCCCCATGCTTAATAATCTTCCTTGGAAATCCGTCCTCGCCTTGCTGCTTGCAGCATTCTTCATTGTCGGCGGGCTGGGCAACATCTTTGCCTCCGAGACGATCCGGGCCGACTATCTACGGTGGGGCTATCCCAGCTGGTTTCATTATATCACTGGGGTCTTGGAGATCGCGGCAGCAGCATTGATTGCAATGCGTTCTGCACGGCTCTGGGGGGCGACACTCGCCTGTCTGGTGATGGCCGGTGCAGCAGGAACTGTGCTGTTGCATGGCGAATTTACCCATGCCATCGCACCGCTCATGGTTTTAGCGGTAGCCCTGACGGTCCTGTTCGTGACCTGGGGCACCCAACGTCCGAAATGAACGCACGCATAGCCCTTTCGCCATCCCTCACAAGGCAAGTGCAGCACAAATCGCACATCAGCAGAAACCGTCCGCACTGCGGTTGTCCGTGAACGGCGTAGCGAAGGTCTACAGTCCATAATCATGCCCCCTGTCCCGGCGGGCATGAACTTCGCGCTCCAACTCCAGCTCCTTGGTGCGCTCCCGTTCCTGCGCCGCGTCCAGCTCGGCCTGCCGTTCGTCGGCCTCGCGGCCTTCGCGCAGCGTGAAAACCCGGTCACTGAGCGCCTCCCGGTCGATCCCGGCAGCCGCGGCCCGCAACCGCGCCGCAAAATCGTCCGGGGCCTCCCGCTCTGGGGTCTCGGCCTCATGCCGCTCTCGGCCCTCCTTCCGGGCTTCCCAAGCCGCCTGCAAACGCGTGGCAAAATCCGGTTCCTGCTCCCGGCCCTCACGCCCCCCGGCAAGGGCCAGCTCGGACTGCTCCGGTCCGAGACGATCCAACACGCGATCCGCCGCACGGTCGAGCCAGTCGCGGACATGACCGGCCAGCTCGCGGGCAACCTCCATCACCTCGGCCGCACGGGCCTTGGCCTCGTGCCAGGCCCCGACGCGGCCGACCTCGATGCCGCGCTCCTTCATCTGCCACGCGCCGGGGGAAAGCTGGGGCAGCGGCGGGCGATCCAGCTCAATAGCGCGCACAGTCTGCACCAGCTCCGCCCCCTCGTCGCCGCGCTCCCGCGCCGCCGATGCCAGCTCAAGCGCCTCGTCGCGCTGTGCTTCCAAGGTCCGGTGATCCACGCGATCCTCGATGCCGGCGCGCTCAAGGGCGATGTTGTTGTCGCGTGCCCATGCTTCCCGCCAGCCCTCCAGAACCTCGACCTTGTTCCAGTCGCGGTTCTTGGTGGTGAAACCTTCGGGGCCAATCTCGCGGGTGGTGAGCAGAATATGGGCGTGGTGGTTGCGATCATCGCCGTCGCGCCCCGGCGCGTGCAGAGCGATATCCGCGATCATGCCACGGTCCACGAACTGTTCCTGGGCGAAGTCCCGGACCAGTTCGACCCGCTGCGCATGGGTCAGCTCGGCAGGCAGGGCCACACGCACCTCGCGGGCGACCTGGCTGTTCTTGCGGGTCTCGGATTCCTCGACGCGGTTCCACAGCTCGGATCGGTCGCGGACCCAATCCGGCGCATGATCCGGGGCGAGGATTTCGGTGTGATCGACACCGCCACGCGCCGCGTAATCGAAGGTCAGCCCGGTACGCCGGTCTTCGATACGCTCCGCCACACGATAGGCAATTGCCGCCGTGGCGCTGCGGCCCTGACTGCGAGAAATCATCGAAGCTCGTAAATGATATATCGCCATTCTGTGCCGCACTTTGCTTAGGGGTCGAGGGGAAATGCCAGTCTCCCCCGCCCACACAAACGCGCAGCGTTTGTATAAGTGGGCACTTCGTGTATTGCACCTTGCCTAAACCTTTGCGAGAAATCAACAATTGTCAGGAGAGCGGAGGTCAGAATGGCACGGAGTATTGATCAGCAAATTGCAACGACGCAAGCCAAGCTGGCCCGTCTGAAAGAACGTCAGAAGGCCAGCGAAACTCGCCGCAAGATCATCGTCGGATCAGTGGCAATATCCAACGCGCTGAAAGACCCGGAAAAGGCCCGCGCCCTCGCCGCTCTCCTGCGTCGGGCCGTCACCCGGGAAGTCGATCAGAAAGAGCTGGTCGGGTTGCTGGAAGAACTGGATGGCGTCGCTGCGAAGGCGGAACGTCCATGAGCGTCAAAGATCCCTTCCAGCAGCTCGTCGATGAAATCACCCTGATCCGGCAGGACATGGAACGCCTGAAGCGGACCAGTCTCGACAAGGACGACGCCGAAGCCCTGCACGAAATGCTGGCCGAGGGCGTGGATCGGATGCGCAAGGTTGGCCCCGAAGTCCAGAAAGCCGTCGAGATGCGCCTGCTGGGCGTTGCGGCAGTGCTCCAGGAAGAGACCAGCAAAGCCGCTGCGAGCGCCGCTGAGGCGGCTATAGAGAAAACCCGGGCCGAGAGCCTCGAAGTCGCCAGAAGCCTCTCACAGGCCGCCGGAGAGGCCCGCAGACAGGCGTGGCGCTACTTTGGCGGGTTCTGGGTGTGGTTGGCCTCTATGCTCGCCACAGGGGTCGTTCTGGGCCTTCTGTTGGCCTATGGCATGGAAACGGCCAAGTCGGCCCTCTCCGTCAACGATCTGGTGCGCTACAACTGCGGCAGGTCGTGGTTCGGGGGGCAGGTCGTGGACCAGGACAACGGGT
Coding sequences within it:
- a CDS encoding TetR/AcrR family transcriptional regulator, producing the protein MENHTHRTAHGAKRIQALTDTAAELFLERGYEGVSIDALITQVGGSRRNVYGRFGGKEGLFIETVKRLCDEQAQPLRKMQIAEAELGPALVLFGERILEIVLQPRTLALHRLMIAEGQRFPELSRAILQTGHEACAEILADWLCTRRSLFRADLSVVTLANQFLTLLTAAPQLQALVGQQDTSLSSAERTHLSRETVITFLHGVLPGDAPHA
- a CDS encoding DoxX family protein: MAFYPETLPMLNNLPWKSVLALLLAAFFIVGGLGNIFASETIRADYLRWGYPSWFHYITGVLEIAAAALIAMRSARLWGATLACLVMAGAAGTVLLHGEFTHAIAPLMVLAVALTVLFVTWGTQRPK
- the mobQ gene encoding MobQ family relaxase; translation: MAIYHLRASMISRSQGRSATAAIAYRVAERIEDRRTGLTFDYAARGGVDHTEILAPDHAPDWVRDRSELWNRVEESETRKNSQVAREVRVALPAELTHAQRVELVRDFAQEQFVDRGMIADIALHAPGRDGDDRNHHAHILLTTREIGPEGFTTKNRDWNKVEVLEGWREAWARDNNIALERAGIEDRVDHRTLEAQRDEALELASAARERGDEGAELVQTVRAIELDRPPLPQLSPGAWQMKERGIEVGRVGAWHEAKARAAEVMEVARELAGHVRDWLDRAADRVLDRLGPEQSELALAGGREGREQEPDFATRLQAAWEARKEGRERHEAETPEREAPDDFAARLRAAAAGIDREALSDRVFTLREGREADERQAELDAAQERERTKELELEREVHARRDRGHDYGL